A portion of the Candidatus Krumholzibacteriota bacterium genome contains these proteins:
- a CDS encoding efflux RND transporter periplasmic adaptor subunit, with protein sequence MKKTILILIPFLLFSSCGKDDDSVETEISTPVSVEEIRLKSIEQFSIATGTVNSSREATLKSEKRGDYHLLTNPVTGRQLSLGDPVRKGQVIIHLENIEEQNSIRIDSRKLNLETSRLDFEKQKSLYEKGGVTLTELKNSERTYMDARYDYDNALIQQSKLDITAPFDGIITTLPYYTSGTMIEAGNIMVQIMDYSDLYLEVSLPGKDLGKIEAGYSVRIMNYAIPDDTLSGKVTQVSPTLDPETRSFRASIDVRNDDLLLRPGMFVKAEIIVAMHDSTIVIPKEIILVKQRGKTVFIVEKGAAQERMIITGLENPDEIEVLEGLKKDDRLVIKGFETLRNRSKVKVIR encoded by the coding sequence GTGAAGAAGACAATCCTGATACTTATACCTTTCCTGCTCTTTTCATCATGCGGAAAAGACGACGATAGCGTCGAGACTGAGATATCGACTCCCGTCTCAGTCGAAGAGATCAGACTCAAATCTATCGAACAGTTCAGTATAGCGACGGGGACGGTGAACTCCTCGAGAGAAGCTACCCTTAAATCGGAAAAAAGAGGCGACTACCATCTGCTCACCAACCCGGTCACCGGTCGCCAGCTGTCCCTGGGAGATCCGGTAAGGAAGGGCCAGGTAATAATCCATCTGGAAAACATCGAGGAACAGAACTCTATACGGATCGATTCCAGAAAACTGAACCTTGAGACATCCCGTCTTGATTTCGAAAAACAGAAATCGCTTTACGAGAAAGGCGGAGTGACCCTGACTGAGCTCAAAAATTCGGAGCGGACTTATATGGACGCGCGATACGATTACGATAACGCGCTCATCCAGCAATCGAAACTTGACATAACCGCTCCATTCGACGGGATCATCACCACTCTTCCATATTATACCTCCGGCACGATGATCGAGGCCGGAAATATCATGGTTCAGATAATGGATTATTCGGACCTCTACCTCGAGGTCTCCCTCCCCGGAAAGGACCTCGGAAAGATAGAGGCAGGGTATAGCGTACGGATAATGAACTACGCGATCCCCGACGATACTCTGAGCGGAAAGGTGACGCAGGTCTCCCCCACCCTCGACCCCGAAACGAGGTCTTTCAGAGCGTCGATCGATGTGAGAAATGATGACCTCCTTCTGCGGCCGGGGATGTTCGTCAAGGCGGAGATCATAGTCGCGATGCACGACTCGACTATAGTCATCCCGAAAGAGATAATCCTGGTAAAACAGAGAGGCAAGACAGTCTTCATAGTCGAAAAAGGGGCCGCGCAGGAAAGGATGATAATAACCGGCCTTGAAAATCCCGACGAGATCGAGGTGCTCGAAGGCCTTAAAAAGGACGACCGCCTTGTAATAAAAGGTTTCGAGACCCTTCGCAACCGGTCGAAGGTCAAAGTAATACGATAA
- a CDS encoding TolC family protein produces MFKRNPAIAGTFFLAIMFLMTDPGAGLMAQQVLTLTDALEIAMKQSPRIRHSRISLERSEANLRAANARLKSRFSLSIAPINYSNSNQFNDIFSTWYRQETMESYGTFRIDQPVKWTDGTLSLINRFSWKDSYSEYTDESSETYSNNLYIQFQQPIFTYNRTKMDLRTLELELENSQLAYALEKLAIEKSVMERFYAVYETKMRLEIAVEEYKNNEVSYEISKNKVDAGIASLEELYQAELNMANARSSLQNQKVSLEDAHDLFKQLLGIPLDDDIEISADITYKNIAVDLQTAIANGLRHRAELRQRQIAIENAENALVRAGTKNEFLGNISLSYGSIGTNEVFRELYDAPDKNQQVSVMFEMPIWDWGEKKAEMRASQASLESNRLSLEQEKDNILISIRQAYRNLENQMIQIDIARQNVRRSQLTYEINLEKYRNGDLSSYQLNQFQTQLSETRLNEVSALIKYKQYILDMKIQSLWDFELNKSLVTD; encoded by the coding sequence ATGTTTAAAAGAAACCCGGCGATCGCCGGGACATTTTTTCTCGCCATAATGTTTCTGATGACCGATCCAGGGGCTGGTCTGATGGCTCAACAGGTACTGACGCTAACTGATGCTCTGGAAATCGCCATGAAACAGAGTCCGAGGATCAGGCATTCAAGGATAAGCCTTGAAAGAAGCGAAGCGAATCTCAGGGCGGCGAACGCGAGGCTGAAGTCAAGATTCAGCCTGTCGATAGCTCCGATCAACTACTCCAACTCGAACCAGTTCAACGACATCTTCTCGACATGGTACAGGCAGGAGACAATGGAGTCTTACGGAACGTTCAGGATCGACCAGCCGGTCAAGTGGACGGACGGCACCCTGTCGCTTATTAACCGCTTTTCATGGAAAGATTCCTACAGCGAATACACCGATGAGTCGAGTGAAACATATTCGAACAACCTCTATATCCAGTTTCAGCAGCCGATCTTTACGTATAACCGGACAAAAATGGACCTCAGGACCCTTGAACTCGAACTGGAGAATTCACAGCTCGCTTACGCCCTTGAAAAACTGGCGATAGAAAAATCGGTAATGGAGCGTTTCTACGCGGTGTACGAGACCAAGATGCGCCTTGAGATCGCGGTCGAGGAGTACAAGAACAACGAAGTCAGTTATGAGATAAGCAAAAACAAGGTCGACGCCGGGATCGCGAGTCTCGAGGAACTTTACCAGGCCGAGCTTAATATGGCTAACGCAAGATCCTCCCTGCAGAACCAGAAAGTCAGTCTTGAAGACGCCCATGACCTGTTCAAACAGCTCCTCGGGATCCCTCTCGACGACGATATCGAAATATCCGCCGACATCACGTACAAAAATATAGCTGTCGATCTTCAGACCGCTATAGCAAACGGACTCCGCCACAGGGCGGAACTGAGGCAGAGACAGATCGCGATTGAGAACGCTGAAAACGCCCTGGTGCGGGCAGGGACGAAAAACGAGTTTTTGGGAAACATCTCCCTGTCGTACGGATCGATAGGGACAAATGAAGTGTTCAGGGAGCTGTATGACGCTCCGGACAAGAACCAGCAGGTCTCCGTGATGTTCGAGATGCCGATCTGGGACTGGGGCGAAAAGAAGGCGGAGATGAGAGCTTCGCAGGCCTCCCTGGAATCGAACAGACTTTCGCTCGAACAGGAAAAGGATAATATCCTGATCTCGATCCGCCAGGCTTACAGGAACCTCGAGAATCAGATGATACAGATAGATATCGCAAGGCAGAACGTGCGGCGTTCGCAGCTGACCTACGAGATCAACCTTGAAAAATACCGGAACGGAGACCTTTCCAGTTATCAGTTGAACCAGTTTCAGACCCAGTTGTCCGAAACGAGGCTTAACGAAGTCTCCGCCCTGATCAAATACAAACAGTACATTCTGGACATGAAGATCCAGTCCCTGTGGGATTTCGAACTGAACAAATCGCTGGTCACAGACTGA